The following are from one region of the Nerophis ophidion isolate RoL-2023_Sa linkage group LG20, RoL_Noph_v1.0, whole genome shotgun sequence genome:
- the tppp2 gene encoding tubulin polymerization-promoting protein family member 2 translates to MAEGSVSAAEVAMSFQKFAVHGDTKATGKEMHGKNFAKLCKDCNIIDGKNVTTTDVDIVFSKVKSKSARVITLEQFNLALTELAPKRFKGTSKEEALQLIYGLIVGKEPANAGITRAAKVAAVDRLTDTTKYTGTHKERFDDSGKGKGKVGRQDIPDKSGYVAAYKGSGTYEEKVKDSQS, encoded by the exons ATGGCCGAGGGCTCTGTGTCTGCCGCCGAGGTGGCGATGTCCTTCCAGAAGTTTGCCGTCCATGGTGACACCAAGGCGACGGGGAAGGAGATGCACGGCAAGAACTTTGCAAAGTTGTGCAAGGACTGCAACATCATCGACGGCAAGAACGTCACCACCACAGACGTCGACATTGTCTTCAGCAAAGTCAA GTCTAAATCAGCTCGCGTAATCACATTAGAGCAGTTCAACTTGGCCCTGACTGAGCTGGCCCCCAAGCGTTTCAAAGGAACCAGCAAGGAGGAGGCGCTGCAGCTAATTTACGGCCTGATTGTTGGCAAGGAGCCCGCCAATGCCGGAATCACT AGAGCAGCAAAGGTGGCGGCTGTGGACAGACTGACCGACACCACCAAGTACACGGGAACACACAAGGAGAGATTCGATGACTCGGGGAAAGGGAAGGGAAAGGTCGGCCGTCAGGACATCCCCGACAAAAGCGGCTACGTCGCGGCTTACAAGGGCAGCGGCACTTACGAAGAAAAGGTGAAGGATTCACAATCCTGA